Genomic segment of Panicum virgatum strain AP13 chromosome 2K, P.virgatum_v5, whole genome shotgun sequence:
gagtagttgatgaagacctatcctgatctctttgctagccagcccagaatctcgggacgagattcctgtaagggggtaggatttgtaacaccctaattcaaattttcagctttaataataaatttaattggtttattcgattttctaaggatttttgtgTTTAGACTcgcatttaatctagtttttgggtcataagtaattaaaatttaccataggtttaaatttttgttgttgcattcatgctggtgcatacttttatttgagtgtgggttgaattcaaatgtgaatttgaattcaaactttgtttgaattaggaatagaaaagagaggaaatagaatagaaagggAAAGGGAGTAGAAAAAAAGAGCCCAAACCCAGAAAAACCCAAAAAACCCTCTCAGCCCGACCCAGCAAACCCCCATGCGCGGCCCAATCCTCCAGCCAGCCCGcttcccggcctgccccgcgtcACGCGGTCCGGTCCGCCCCGAGctcccgctcgcgcagcagcccgcgGAGCACGCGCCACGCCCCTGCCACCGGGCCCCACTCGCAGCAGCCCAGCGCCCAGCTTCTCCCACGCGCTCGTGGCCGCTCCCGCCGACGCccctggcccacctgtcggcgttACTCGCCCGCTCCGCCAGCGCCCGCGTCCTCCCGCTGCAGCCCGGCCCCACACGCCAGCTCCACCCACTCGctgccagcccgggcccgctcgccaggtctgtcctcctccttccccgctCGCACAACCGCCCGCCCGCGATCACGGCCGCGATTCCCGCCGGCCTCTCCCTGGGCGCGCCTCCCCAAGATGCCCGGGGCCTCCCTTTATTTGGCCCGCAGCCCTGCGCCTCCACCATCCCTCCCACCCGCCGTCACCAGAgccgcccccaaaccctagctcgctgcgccacgccctgctccgccgggcCGACGATTTGCGCCGCCGTGAGCACGCCGCCCCGTCGCACCTCAGGCCGCCAGGACTCCCGCACCTGCTACGCCTCGGCGCCCAGGATCTCACCGAGCTTCCGGTCCCACGAGTTCAGCCACGCCAGCGCCGGGATTTCGCCTAGCCTCCGCCGCAGGTGAACTCCGCCGCTGCCGAAATTTCTCGCCGCCACTGGTGCTCTGGCCGCCCTGAACCCCTCTACCCCTTTGCAGTGCCCCGCCCGGACTTCCTCGACTGCTCAGCAGGCCCGGAGACGCCCTGCCTCGACCCGTCCGCGagcacgccgccgtcctcgccgagatCCCTCCTGCGGTGCAACTCCGGCCGACCCAAGGATTCAGTGAGCACCCCAGAGCCCCCCTGGTACTTTTCGCT
This window contains:
- the LOC120695226 gene encoding vegetative cell wall protein gp1-like, with amino-acid sequence MRGPILQPARFPACPASRGPVRPELPLAQQPAEHAPRPCHRAPLAAAQRPASPTRSWPLPPTPLAHLSALLARSASARVLPLQPGPTRQLHPLAASPGPLARSVLLLPRSHNRPPAITAAIPAGLSLGAPPQDARGLPLFGPQPCASTIPPTRRHQSRPQTLARCATPCSAGPTICAAVSTPPRRTSGRQDSRTCYASAPRISPSFRSHEFSHASAGISPSLRRR